ACACTAACGTAGTAAAATGCGACGGCAGCTACCTGCCGAAACAGTAAACATTTTAAATACTCAAAAGACAAATACACTTTGAATCCTTTTCAAATGTCTTTCCATGTTTACGTTGTTTTACTGTTACGTCTTTGGTGACAGAGAAAAGCTAGAATGCTAGCACGGACTATTCGTATCGCTCGCTACCAAATTCGATGCATCTGAGTTTCCAGCCGTTATTCCGTTGTACCGAGGGGATAGATGAAAAGTAAAATATAGCGCACACTCTTTATTAGTCGTAGCCAATCGTACGTATCATTGGTAACTACCAACGCAACCATGGACACTGTTACTCGTCTGTTTTTCCTTCTATCTCTAGTGCTTCTTCATGAAGCAAGCCAGGCTTTTCTGGGACAAATGGCGACCCGCCACGGCGCTATGGGCCGTAGTATTTCGCATATGAGTACGATGGCTGACCAACCAAAGCTTGGACGGTTCGACAGCAGTATTGAAacaagcaacgacgacagcgacggcGACAACCATAGAAATAAGAAGCTTACCGAATTGCTGGAGCACACCAGGGGACAGCTACTCGAATCTCAAAGCAACGTGACTTCCATGGAAGCACAACTGAAGGAGCTGAATGGCAAAGTTCCTGACCTAGAATTTAAAATCACTGAAATGCGCGTTAAGCTCTCGGAAGAACAACGTGCCCGCAAAACAGCGGAATCGGCTTTGGATGCACTAAAGGCTTCGAATGAACAGCTTACGGCTACACTAAATGAGGAACGGATCGAAAAATTAAATGATGCGGAACAGGTCAAGAAAGAACGGGAGAGTATCCGATACATGGTTCAAGCCAGCGTCAAACTAGCCAGGACTCGTATCAAGAACAAATTTATGGATGGAAAGACTGCTATACACACCGTCTTTTCGCCGAAAGATCAACCACTTTGCTAGACGGCCGATTCTCTTGACGATGCGAGTCAATAGCTGTCGGGACATTGGCAAGCACTTTTCCAGGACGGGACACTACGAGTACGACGTTCTCGTCACGACTATGATGTCGCGatgaaagaagaaagcagGATAATACTGTAGAGTAAACCAGGTATATATAGCTATGTGCGTATACACCGTTATGCATGAGACTTGTTCAAATACACTTTTGCAAAACTCAGATTTGCGTCAGGGGCAAGTATCTTTGTGAGTGTTGTCTGCATTCATCCAAGGCAACATGCCCTGTTTGGCCATGACAGGTTGACACTTGCCAGGTATACTGGGATTGTAGTGTTCGGTCCCCTCACACCACCCAATCGACCCCGAATTGAGACTACCAAAGTAGCGAACCAGCGCATTCACTGCAATCGTTCGTAGATCTGCCCATACTTGCTTGGCGTCATTCATACCACTGCCTGCGTCCCAATCAATTCCGTGCATCAGTGAACGTCGCTGCTCCGACGACGGAATAACACCGGTATCAGgatcatcctcgtcgtcttcccTAAGCGTTGCGTTGGAATCTGCTATTCTGCGCAGTTGTCTGCGTTCCTGTTTGCTCTTATCCCGCGAACCTAATCTGCGTGAATAGACCCGTGGAGCCCGCCCACTCAACTGGGAAACAATCATACTTACCGTCATATCGTCAGGGTGCACTGGATGGGCCAGAACAAACTCACGTATCGGTGCCAAAACGGGGTGCCATAGAAAGCACAAATAGTTAACGTGCAGAAATGATCCCGAAGGAAGCACCATATTTGCATCGTAGTTGGCAAAGTATCGAAAATTATAGCTGACTTTGTCGTCCACATTCGTACAGTGGGTGACAAACAACGAATCGTTCGGTTTAGGATCGAGTTCCGTGCGCTCTTT
The sequence above is a segment of the Phaeodactylum tricornutum CCAP 1055/1 chromosome 10, whole genome shotgun sequence genome. Coding sequences within it:
- a CDS encoding predicted protein; translated protein: MDTVTRLFFLLSLVLLHEASQAFLGQMATRHGAMGRSISHMSTMADQPKLGRFDSSIETSNDDSDGDNHRNKKLTELLEHTRGQLLESQSNVTSMEAQLKELNGKVPDLEFKITEMRVKLSEEQRARKTAESALDALKASNEQLTATLNEERIEKLNDAEQVKKERESIRYMVQASVKLARTRIKNKFMDGKTAIHTVFSPKDQPLC